Proteins encoded by one window of Arachis hypogaea cultivar Tifrunner chromosome 1, arahy.Tifrunner.gnm2.J5K5, whole genome shotgun sequence:
- the LOC112799040 gene encoding PI-PLC X domain-containing protein At5g67130 isoform X1 → MFSLFLNSASKCGTLLTTILYFIICSLFASSTTACSNGNCQVLEACSAATDCGSGLYCGNCPALGLTRPICTRGQATVPTSIVNGLPFNKYTWIVTHNSFSIVDSPPLPGVQRLTFYNQEDTVTNQLRNGVRGLMLDMYDFQNDIWLCHSFRGQCYNFTAFQPAVNTLKEVEAFLTENPTEIVTIIIEDYVHTPKGLTNLFASAGLDKYWFPLSKMPRKGDDWPNITEMIQANHRLIVFTSDASKEAEEGIAYQWKHMVENESGDPGIRKGSCPHRKESKALNSRSSSLFLMNYFPTYPVQAESCKEHSAPLAEMVNTCYKAAGNVLPNFIAINFYMRSDGGGVFDITDRMNGQTLCGCNTITACQAGAPFGSCNNISAPSTNPGSNTSGSFSGSVQFSESASAVYSPNWLLLISLACYTLVTTVMNKYYHI, encoded by the exons ATGTTCTCGCTTTTCTTGAACTCCGCTTCGAAATGCGGAACGCTTCTAACAACTATCCTATACTTCATCATCTGTTCCCTATTCGCATCTTCCACCACCGCATGCTCTAACGGAAACTGCCAG GTTCTGGAAGCTTGCTCAGCCGCTACCGACTGTGGGTCCGGTCTCTACTGCGGCAATTGCCCCGCTTTGGGCCTGACCCGGCCCATCTGCACCAGAGGCCAAGCCACCGTTCCCACATCCATC GTGAATGGCTTGCCCTTTAACAAGTACACTTGGATAGTAACCCACAATTCCTTCAGCATCGTGGATTCACCGCCTTTGCCTGGTGTTCAGAGATTAACATTTTACAATCAAGAAGACACTGTGACTAATCAATTGAGG AATGGAGTGAGGGGACTGATGCTGGATATGTACGACTTCCAGAATGATATCTGGCTCTGTCATTCGTTCCGAGGGCAATGCTACAACTTCACTGCATTT CAACCTGCTGTAAATACTTTGAAAGAGGTGGAAGCATTCTTGACGGAAAATCCAACTGAGATTGTCACCATCATAATTGAAGACTACGTGCATACTCCAAAGGGGTTGACTAATCTATTTGCAAGTGCTGGACTGGATAAGTACTGGTTCCCTCTGTCAAAGATGCCAAGAAAGGGTGATGATTGGCCTAATATAACGGAGATGATACAAGCGAATCACCGGCTTATTGTTTTCACTTCTGATGCATCAAAGGAAGCTGAAGAAGGAATAGCCTATCAGTGGAAGCACATGGTTGAAAATGAGT CTGGAGATCCTGGCATTCGAAAGGGTTCTTGTCCACATAGAAAAGAATCAAAGGCACTAAATTCTAGAAGTTCATCACTTTTCTTGATGAATTACTTTCCGACGTATCCAGTTCAAGCTGAGTCGTGCAAAGAGCATTCAGCTCCACTAGCAGAGATGGTTAATACATGTTACAAAGCTGCAGGGAATGTGCTACCCAACTTCATAGCTATTAACTTTTACATG AGAAGTGATGGAGGTGGTGTCTTTGATATTACGGATAGAATGAATGGCCAAACATTGTGTGGGTGCAATACAATCACTGCATGCCAG GCTGGAGCACCCTTTGGTTCTTGCAACAATATTTCTGCACCAAGTACAAATCCAGGGAGCAATACTTCTGGAAGCTTTTCTGGATCTGTTCAGTTCTCTGAATCAGCTTCAGCAGTCTATTCACCTAATTGGTTACTTCTCATTTCCCTTGCTTGCTACACTCTTGTTACAACTGTTATGAATAAGTATTATCATATATGA
- the LOC112799040 gene encoding PI-PLC X domain-containing protein At5g67130 isoform X2: MFSLFLNSASKCGTLLTTILYFIICSLFASSTTACSNGNCQVLEACSAATDCGSGLYCGNCPALGLTRPICTRGQATVPTSIVNGLPFNKYTWIVTHNSFSIVDSPPLPGVQRLTFYNQEDTVTNQLRNGVRGLMLDMYDFQNDIWLCHSFRGQCYNFTAFQPAVNTLKEVEAFLTENPTEIVTIIIEDYVHTPKGLTNLFASAGLDKYWFPLSKMPRKGDDWPNITEMIQANHRLIVFTSDASKEAEEGIAYQWKHMVENESGDPGIRKGSCPHRKESKALNSRSSSLFLMNYFPTYPVQAESCKEHSAPLAEMVNTCYKAAGNVLPNFIAINFYMRSDGGGVFDITDRMNGQTLCGCNTITACQAGAPFGSCNNISAPSTNPGSNTSGSFSGSVQFSESASAVYSPN; this comes from the exons ATGTTCTCGCTTTTCTTGAACTCCGCTTCGAAATGCGGAACGCTTCTAACAACTATCCTATACTTCATCATCTGTTCCCTATTCGCATCTTCCACCACCGCATGCTCTAACGGAAACTGCCAG GTTCTGGAAGCTTGCTCAGCCGCTACCGACTGTGGGTCCGGTCTCTACTGCGGCAATTGCCCCGCTTTGGGCCTGACCCGGCCCATCTGCACCAGAGGCCAAGCCACCGTTCCCACATCCATC GTGAATGGCTTGCCCTTTAACAAGTACACTTGGATAGTAACCCACAATTCCTTCAGCATCGTGGATTCACCGCCTTTGCCTGGTGTTCAGAGATTAACATTTTACAATCAAGAAGACACTGTGACTAATCAATTGAGG AATGGAGTGAGGGGACTGATGCTGGATATGTACGACTTCCAGAATGATATCTGGCTCTGTCATTCGTTCCGAGGGCAATGCTACAACTTCACTGCATTT CAACCTGCTGTAAATACTTTGAAAGAGGTGGAAGCATTCTTGACGGAAAATCCAACTGAGATTGTCACCATCATAATTGAAGACTACGTGCATACTCCAAAGGGGTTGACTAATCTATTTGCAAGTGCTGGACTGGATAAGTACTGGTTCCCTCTGTCAAAGATGCCAAGAAAGGGTGATGATTGGCCTAATATAACGGAGATGATACAAGCGAATCACCGGCTTATTGTTTTCACTTCTGATGCATCAAAGGAAGCTGAAGAAGGAATAGCCTATCAGTGGAAGCACATGGTTGAAAATGAGT CTGGAGATCCTGGCATTCGAAAGGGTTCTTGTCCACATAGAAAAGAATCAAAGGCACTAAATTCTAGAAGTTCATCACTTTTCTTGATGAATTACTTTCCGACGTATCCAGTTCAAGCTGAGTCGTGCAAAGAGCATTCAGCTCCACTAGCAGAGATGGTTAATACATGTTACAAAGCTGCAGGGAATGTGCTACCCAACTTCATAGCTATTAACTTTTACATG AGAAGTGATGGAGGTGGTGTCTTTGATATTACGGATAGAATGAATGGCCAAACATTGTGTGGGTGCAATACAATCACTGCATGCCAG GCTGGAGCACCCTTTGGTTCTTGCAACAATATTTCTGCACCAAGTACAAATCCAGGGAGCAATACTTCTGGAAGCTTTTCTGGATCTGTTCAGTTCTCTGAATCAGCTTCAGCAGTCTATTCACCTAATTG A